The sequence below is a genomic window from Ipomoea triloba cultivar NCNSP0323 chromosome 10, ASM357664v1.
atattgagttcatttaaggagggggggggggggggggaaaaaaTTNNNNNNNNNNNNNNNNNNNNNNNNNNNNNNNNNNNNNNNNNNNNNNNNNNNNNNNNNNNNNNNNNNNNNNNNNNNNNNNNNNNNNNNNNNNNNNNNNNNNNNNNNNNNNNNNNNNNNNNNNNNNNNNNNNNNNNNNNNNNNNNNNNNNNNNNNNNNNNNNNNNNNNNNNNNNNNNNNNNNNNNNNNNNNNNNNNNNNNNNNNNNNNNNNNNNNNNNNNNNNNNNNNNNNNNNNNNNNNNNNNNNNNNNNNNNNNNNNNNNNNNNNNNNNNNNNNNNNNNNNNNNNNNNNNNNNgggggggggggggggggggggggggggcaaagCCCCCCTACCACAACATGTGCCTCCGCCCCTGCAGATTAGGTGGAGCATAATTATTGTATCAGAAGGTCGCAAGTTTTATTCTTGTCAATAACTTATTGGTCGACTTCATTACACAAGGTCTTCGTAATGTGATTACTTCTCCTATTAGTGAGGCCCGCACATGCAACTCAATTGGTTCCTGGGTGGTAAATTATGGACAATGACACATGCTTGAGTACGTGAAGTTGCAATGTGGGAGTTTCATCACCTGATGTGGTAGACTAGCATTGGTCCTCCCACCTAATGGACCGCTAAGTCACTATGATTTATCCATCCTCTAGTCCTCTACATACCCTGTAGGGGGTCAGAGTATGTAAGGGTCATGGAGGCGAGAAAATTTCAACTCGTGGGTAATAGAATATTGGTGAGAATCTTGAGTTATTATTAAGAGGCAACTTGGAAAATTGCAAGAAGCCAAGAATATAGCTAGGGAAATCTTAAATTCAGTAACCTAGATTCCCACTAAAAATAATATCCCCAATAATAATACCTTAACGTATCAAAGACTCCTCACTCCTCAGATATACATGCCTATAAATAGCCCTCACAAGTTCCCCTCTCCCCATCATTCTTCACACAAACATTGCAGTGAGAGAACAAAACACAACCAACCAAGCCAGAGAGAAATGGAAGCCTTCCCCATTATTGACTTGCAGAAGCTCAACACTGCAGAAAGGTCTGCAACAATGGAGAAGATCAAAGATGCCTGTGAAAACTGGGGCTTCTTTGAGgtactttttttctttctttgtctTCTTCTACAGTTCTACATTAAGATTGCCatcttttcttgaaaaaaaCATCCTAAGAATTCATCATTTTTGGCCGCTGTTTTTAGCTGGTGAATCATGGGATTCCTGTGGAGCTCATGGACACAGTGGAGAGGCTGAACAAAGAACACTACAAGAAATTCATGGAGCAAAAGTTTAAGGAAATGGTGGCTGATAAGGGACTCGATGCTGTCCAGACAGAGATCAGTGATGCAGACTGGGAATCCACTTTCTTCCTTAAACATCTCCCGGTCTCAAACATCTCTGAAATCCCCGACCTTGAACATGATTTCAGGTCTCCATacgtataatatataaacataaatgtgcagtcaattattaatttaatcttttactTGAGACACAGAGAAACAgatactatataaatataaatataaatatgcagTTCAATTATCAGCTTAACATTTTAGTTGAGACAGGTAAaatagcatataatataatagtacaATCCaattatcagtttagacttttagttgagatggaacagaTTTGCTGGTACTGATTCTTGATATTTAACAACAGGAAAGCGATGAAGGAATTTGCAGTTGGGCTAGAGAATCTTGCAGAAAACATCCTGGATTTGCTGTGCGAGAATCTTGGGTTGGAAAAAGGGTATCTGAAGAAGGCATTTTATGGTTCAGAGGGGCCAAACTTTGGCACCAAGGTGAGCAACTACCCTCCCTGTCCGACGCCGGAGCTGGTGAAGGGTCTCCGGGCACACACCGACGCCGGCGGCCTCATCCTTCTCTTCCAGGACGACAAGGTCGGCGGCCTTCAGCTCCTCAAAGACGGCCGCTGGATTGATGTTCCCCCTATGCACCATTCCATTGTCATCAACCTCGGAGACCAGCTCGAGGTACAgttattttgtcacatttagtcctaaattttaaaattgatcacTTGTAgtcatttaattttctaattgtTATCATatgtggtccaagttaaccacccatgcccttcaattttcaaaatttgaccAGTCTAGGTCCTCTTGGAAGGGTCATAGATGATTAAAATTTAACAGGATCatgagtggttaacttggaccacgaaCAGTAACAATTTGCAAGTGAAAGGGCTACGGGTGGTCAATTTAAAACCACTATACTCAGAGTACTCTCGTACCcagaaataaaaattcaatctttAGGCTAAAGCCAAGAAAAATTGTTTGTGAAATGAAGGTGATAAGTAATGGGAAGTACAAGAGTGTGGTGCACAGAGTGATAGCACAGACAGATGGGAGCAGGATGTCAGTGGCATCATTCTACAATCCTGGGAATGATGCAGTGATCTACCCAGCACCAGAGCTAGTGGAAGAAAATGCAGAAGACAAGAAGTACCCAAAATTTGTTTTTGATGACTACATGAAGCTCTATGCTGGGCTAAAGTTTCAGGAAAAGGAGCCAAGGTTTGAAGCCATGAAGGCCATGGAGAGCAGGGCTGGAAGCTTGGGTCCTATTCCCATTGCTTAAGAGAAAACTACTGTACTGATGATACAGTTTGGGGTTTGGTCTATTAGGATCAATCATAGTACTAAAAAGGTTAATAAGGTTGTTTCATGGGGGGATTATTATATCTTCTTATCTTTAAAGATCATTATAGGATTATGTGTAATTGTGTCTTTATCAGTAATGATGCCACTTTACAAACAGAGATCTAGTTACTACAAATGGTGTTAGTTACTGTTAAAGATTGTTTAATCTTATCTTTAAACCTAAAAAGGAATCTACTTATTTAAGACAACATAGTACTCCCAGGTTTCTACTAATACTAATAACAGCAGCAATAAAAAGAGGAGTGGCCACAGTAAGGAGAATTTGAGAGTGGATTCAAAGAT
It includes:
- the LOC116031441 gene encoding 1-aminocyclopropane-1-carboxylate oxidase-like codes for the protein MEAFPIIDLQKLNTAERSATMEKIKDACENWGFFELVNHGIPVELMDTVERLNKEHYKKFMEQKFKEMVADKGLDAVQTEISDADWESTFFLKHLPVSNISEIPDLEHDFRKAMKEFAVGLENLAENILDLLCENLGLEKGYLKKAFYGSEGPNFGTKVSNYPPCPTPELVKGLRAHTDAGGLILLFQDDKVGGLQLLKDGRWIDVPPMHHSIVINLGDQLEVISNGKYKSVVHRVIAQTDGSRMSVASFYNPGNDAVIYPAPELVEENAEDKKYPKFVFDDYMKLYAGLKFQEKEPRFEAMKAMESRAGSLGPIPIA